The following are from one region of the Candidatus Poribacteria bacterium genome:
- a CDS encoding DUF5069 domain-containing protein codes for MEKSAFRPRDIINKEVAGICGVGRLTDKARASHAGEIGNYKYGAESTQDTGILSFLGISAEAFQEAAVCIDNDVKLGAWILDNSKKSSEEISAFNRKMKIWWQNNMPSDDFSKRRRKLAEKDEDRWLFWFFPSAWLWKRFFK; via the coding sequence ATGGAAAAGAGCGCTTTTCGACCGCGGGATATAATCAACAAAGAGGTTGCTGGCATCTGCGGTGTTGGGAGGTTAACAGATAAGGCACGAGCCTCACATGCTGGTGAAATCGGAAATTATAAATACGGTGCTGAATCCACACAAGATACAGGAATTTTGTCCTTTCTCGGCATTTCAGCGGAGGCTTTTCAGGAAGCCGCTGTGTGTATTGACAATGATGTCAAGCTTGGAGCATGGATTCTGGATAACTCCAAGAAGTCATCTGAGGAAATATCGGCGTTCAATCGTAAGATGAAAATTTGGTGGCAGAACAACATGCCGAGTGACGACTTTTCAAAACGTCGCCGCAAATTAGCTGAAAAAGATGAAGACCGTTGGCTTTTTTGGTTCTTCCCTTCGGCGTGGCTCTGGAAACGTTTTTTTAAATAG